One Mycolicibacterium parafortuitum DNA segment encodes these proteins:
- a CDS encoding aminotransferase class I/II-fold pyridoxal phosphate-dependent enzyme produces MPTDPRGLRAEAPLLDAWLRFHENPSTPFTIPGHKQRHDLVGDVVAGDVPLYAGLDTMKLTAGVLADAEARAARLWGADVCRFSVGGATHANQALALTLGSASGGSVVVSRTLHRSMLLGLVLAGLTPLWVHPEIDPATGLPLGVAAASVDAVLRAHPEATAVLVGDPSYVGTVGDVAALADTAHTHGVPLVVDAAWAAHFGFHPELPRHALQLGADAMVVSAHKTLPAWSQAAMVLAIGERIDPARLDAGVDATHTTSPAGAILASIDAARALLERDGETLLGEAISAVRGARERLSDVDGLMVLDGPGVDPLKLTLVLPGTGADGIAVEHDLLAAGLPVEAAERDTIVAQVSLADTAESLTQLVDTLVTSIARHRGSPRPVVTGAAYAVTPVTEMAPRTAFFAPRETVPLRDAIGRVSAELVAPYPPGIPVLSPGEQVTAAVLEALHSARSAGIRIAYAADPTLDTLRVVTG; encoded by the coding sequence GTGCCCACCGATCCCCGTGGCCTGCGCGCCGAGGCGCCGCTGCTCGACGCGTGGCTGCGGTTCCACGAGAACCCGTCGACACCGTTCACGATCCCCGGCCACAAACAGCGCCACGATCTGGTCGGTGACGTGGTGGCCGGCGATGTTCCGCTCTACGCCGGACTCGACACGATGAAGCTCACCGCCGGCGTGCTGGCCGACGCCGAGGCGCGTGCGGCACGGTTGTGGGGTGCCGACGTGTGCCGCTTCTCCGTCGGCGGCGCGACGCACGCGAACCAGGCGCTGGCGTTGACGCTCGGTTCCGCCTCCGGCGGTTCGGTGGTGGTCAGTCGCACCCTGCACAGGTCGATGCTGCTCGGACTGGTGCTGGCCGGGCTGACGCCGCTGTGGGTGCACCCCGAGATCGACCCGGCGACCGGTCTCCCGCTGGGGGTGGCCGCGGCGTCCGTCGACGCCGTGTTGCGTGCCCACCCGGAGGCGACGGCCGTGCTCGTCGGCGACCCGTCGTACGTCGGGACCGTCGGTGACGTCGCCGCGCTCGCGGACACCGCACACACCCACGGGGTCCCGCTGGTCGTCGATGCGGCGTGGGCCGCCCACTTCGGATTCCATCCCGAACTGCCCCGGCATGCTCTGCAACTCGGTGCCGACGCGATGGTCGTCAGTGCGCACAAGACCCTGCCCGCGTGGAGTCAGGCGGCGATGGTGCTCGCCATCGGTGAGCGAATTGATCCGGCGCGGCTGGACGCGGGCGTGGACGCGACGCACACGACCAGCCCGGCGGGTGCGATCCTGGCAAGTATCGACGCGGCCCGGGCGCTGTTGGAACGCGACGGGGAAACGCTGCTGGGCGAAGCGATCTCGGCGGTGCGAGGGGCCCGGGAGAGGTTGTCCGACGTCGACGGGCTGATGGTTCTCGACGGTCCCGGTGTCGATCCACTGAAGCTGACGCTGGTGCTGCCGGGCACCGGCGCCGACGGCATCGCCGTCGAACATGATCTGTTGGCCGCGGGTCTGCCGGTGGAGGCCGCCGAGCGGGACACGATCGTCGCGCAGGTGTCGTTGGCGGATACAGCGGAGTCGCTGACGCAGCTGGTCGATACGCTCGTCACCTCGATCGCGCGGCACCGCGGGTCGCCACGCCCGGTGGTCACCGGGGCGGCCTACGCGGTCACCCCGGTCACCGAGATGGCGCCGCGGACCGCGTTTTTCGCACCCCGCGAGACGGTCCCGCTGCGCGACGCAATCGGCCGGGTCAGCGCGGAGCTCGTCGCGCCGTATCCCCCGGGGATCCCGGTGCTCTCCCCGGGCGAACAGGTCACCGCCGCCGTCCTCGAGGCGCTGCACAGCGCCCGGTCGGCGGGTATCCGTATCGCCTACGCCGCCGATCCGACGCTGGACACGTTGCGGGTGGTGACGGGGTAA
- a CDS encoding ATP-dependent DNA ligase → MDAMGLPVSPPLEPMLAKAQAKVPDEPGVWSYEPKWDGFRALVFRDDDDVVLLSRSGKDLARYFPEVLDAVRDELARRCVLDGEIVVPREIGSRTRLDWESLSQRIHPAESRVRMLAEQTPAHFIGFDALALGDRSLMKEAFRTRRGALIDAVHGKTWCHVTSTTEDPALGTQWLDEFEGAGLDGIIAKRLDGPYLPGKREMVKVKHHRDADCVAIGYRIHKSGEGIGSILLGLYRDDGELQMVGGAASFTAKARLTLLADLEPLRIGDDMRDGEPSRWNSAADKRWIPVRPEKVCEVAYDQMEGNTADGRRFRHAVKFLRWRPDRDPASCTFDQLDVPLNYDLNDVLESS, encoded by the coding sequence ATGGATGCTATGGGTCTGCCCGTGTCACCCCCGCTGGAGCCTATGCTGGCCAAGGCGCAGGCCAAGGTACCCGACGAGCCCGGCGTGTGGTCCTACGAACCGAAATGGGACGGCTTCCGCGCGCTGGTGTTCCGGGACGACGATGACGTCGTGCTGCTGTCGCGCAGCGGGAAGGACCTGGCCCGCTACTTCCCCGAGGTGCTCGACGCGGTGCGCGACGAACTCGCCCGGCGCTGCGTCCTCGACGGAGAGATCGTCGTGCCCCGCGAGATCGGTTCGCGCACCCGGCTGGACTGGGAATCGCTGAGCCAGCGCATCCATCCCGCCGAGTCCCGTGTCCGGATGCTGGCCGAACAGACACCCGCGCATTTCATCGGTTTCGACGCGCTGGCCCTCGGGGACAGGTCGCTGATGAAGGAGGCGTTCCGCACCCGCCGTGGGGCGCTGATCGACGCGGTCCACGGCAAGACGTGGTGCCACGTCACCAGCACCACCGAAGACCCCGCGCTCGGTACGCAATGGCTCGACGAGTTCGAAGGCGCGGGTCTGGACGGGATCATCGCCAAACGACTCGACGGGCCCTACCTGCCCGGTAAACGGGAGATGGTCAAGGTCAAACACCACCGCGACGCCGACTGCGTGGCCATCGGTTACCGGATCCACAAGAGCGGTGAGGGTATCGGATCGATCCTGCTCGGTCTCTACCGCGACGACGGGGAGCTCCAGATGGTCGGCGGGGCAGCGTCGTTCACCGCCAAGGCCCGGCTGACACTGCTGGCCGACCTCGAACCGCTGCGCATCGGAGACGATATGCGCGACGGCGAACCGAGCCGCTGGAACTCCGCCGCCGACAAACGCTGGATCCCGGTGCGCCCGGAAAAGGTGTGCGAGGTGGCCTATGACCAGATGGAGGGCAACACCGCCGACGGCAGAAGGTTCCGCCACGCGGTGAAGTTCCTGCGCTGGCGTCCCGACCGCGATCCGGCCAGCTGCACCTTCGACCAGCTCGACGTGCCGCTGAACTACGACCTCAACGATGTTCTGGAGAGCTCCTGA
- the ligD gene encoding non-homologous end-joining DNA ligase, with protein MPSPATEIDVDGVMVRLTNPDKPYFPKLGKDGTKGKLVDYYLSVADRMVTLLRDRPVHLQRFPDGIDGEEIYQKRVPQKHPGYLETCTVTFPSGRTADALKITHPSAIAWAAQMGTVTLHPWQVRCPDTEHPDELRIDLDPQPGTGFTEAAGVAVDVLKPLLDELGLVGYPKTSGGRGVHVFLRIATDWDFVEVRRAGIALAREVERRAPDAVTTSWWKEERGKRLFIDYNQNARDRTFASPYSARKTPIATVSTPLTWDELRDADPDDYTILTVPDFVAGRPDPWAGIDEKAQSIEKLLDMAKADEERGEGDLPYPPSYPKMPGEPPRVQPSKKVAAHWDQDGNRIAD; from the coding sequence ATGCCAAGCCCCGCAACCGAAATCGACGTCGACGGAGTGATGGTCCGGCTGACCAACCCGGACAAGCCCTACTTCCCGAAGCTCGGCAAGGACGGCACCAAGGGCAAGCTCGTCGACTACTACCTGTCGGTGGCCGACCGGATGGTGACACTGCTACGGGACCGGCCCGTGCACCTGCAGCGGTTCCCCGACGGCATCGACGGCGAGGAGATCTACCAGAAGCGGGTGCCGCAGAAGCACCCCGGCTACCTCGAAACCTGCACCGTCACCTTCCCGTCCGGGCGCACCGCCGACGCGCTGAAGATCACCCACCCGTCGGCGATCGCGTGGGCAGCCCAGATGGGCACCGTGACGCTGCATCCATGGCAGGTGCGCTGCCCCGACACCGAGCACCCCGACGAACTGCGCATCGACCTCGACCCGCAGCCCGGCACCGGCTTCACCGAGGCGGCGGGCGTCGCGGTCGACGTGCTCAAGCCGCTGCTCGACGAACTCGGCCTGGTCGGCTACCCGAAGACCTCCGGCGGCCGCGGCGTGCACGTGTTCCTGCGGATCGCGACCGACTGGGACTTCGTCGAGGTGCGCCGCGCGGGCATCGCGCTGGCCCGCGAAGTGGAACGCCGCGCCCCGGATGCGGTCACCACGTCCTGGTGGAAGGAGGAACGTGGGAAACGGCTGTTCATCGACTACAACCAGAACGCACGCGACCGCACGTTCGCGTCGCCGTACTCGGCGCGCAAGACCCCGATCGCGACCGTGTCGACACCGCTGACCTGGGACGAACTGCGCGACGCGGACCCCGACGACTACACCATCCTGACCGTGCCGGACTTTGTCGCCGGCCGCCCGGACCCGTGGGCGGGCATCGACGAGAAAGCCCAGTCGATCGAGAAACTGCTGGACATGGCCAAGGCTGACGAGGAACGCGGCGAGGGTGACCTGCCGTATCCGCCGAGTTATCCCAAGATGCCGGGCGAACCGCCGCGGGTGCAGCCGAGTAAGAAGGTCGCCGCGCACTGGGATCAGGACGGCAATCGCATCGCCGACTGA
- a CDS encoding thioesterase II family protein, with protein MTTTQPPRSRWLRNFHPAPNARIRLICFPHAGGSASYYFPMSAALAPEFNVYGVQYPGRQDRHSEPFVETIDDLADQVFTALTALPEQPTAFFGHSMGAVLAFEVTRRYESLSGRRPVVVFASGSRAPSRYGDEWERKSDSDLIDVMRDLGGTDPRVLNDPDLLSTFLPAFRNDYRALQAYHRGTDVAVHAPVVVMSATDDPKTSEDDARAWLQHTSGGGQVHLFTGGHFYLEKQPQKVIEVVTQTLRDVG; from the coding sequence GTGACGACGACTCAGCCGCCGCGCAGCCGCTGGCTCCGCAACTTCCACCCCGCACCGAACGCCCGGATCCGGTTGATCTGTTTCCCGCACGCGGGGGGATCGGCCAGCTACTACTTCCCGATGTCGGCCGCGCTCGCCCCCGAGTTCAACGTCTACGGCGTGCAGTACCCCGGCCGGCAGGACCGGCACAGCGAGCCGTTCGTCGAGACCATCGACGACCTCGCCGACCAGGTGTTCACCGCGCTCACCGCGCTCCCTGAGCAGCCCACCGCGTTCTTCGGGCACAGCATGGGCGCGGTGCTCGCGTTCGAGGTGACCCGCCGCTACGAATCGCTGTCCGGCCGTCGCCCGGTGGTCGTCTTCGCGTCGGGCTCGCGCGCACCGAGCCGCTACGGCGACGAATGGGAACGCAAGAGCGACAGCGACCTGATCGACGTGATGCGGGACCTGGGCGGCACCGATCCGCGGGTACTCAACGACCCCGACCTGTTGTCGACGTTCCTGCCCGCGTTCCGCAACGACTACCGCGCCCTGCAGGCGTATCACCGCGGCACCGACGTCGCCGTGCACGCGCCGGTCGTGGTGATGAGCGCCACCGACGACCCGAAGACCAGCGAGGACGACGCCAGGGCGTGGTTACAACACACCTCCGGCGGCGGCCAGGTGCATCTGTTCACCGGCGGGCACTTCTACCTGGAGAAGCAGCCGCAGAAGGTCATCGAGGTGGTCACCCAGACGCTGCGCGACGTCGGCTAG
- a CDS encoding NAD(P)H-dependent amine dehydrogenase family protein, with product MPNNASYRVVQWTTGNVGKSSVAAIAANPLLELVGCYAWSEDKAGRDVGELVGIEPLGVTATADIDALLSLKPDVVVYNPMWIDVDELVRILEAGVNVVASASFITGHNLGDGRDKLAQACQRGGSTLFGSGVSPGFAELLAIVAGTACDRIDKITIAESADTTLYDSPDTERPVGFGTAIDDPDLAPMASQGTAVFAEAVRLVADSLGIELDEITCVSEYAQTTEDLAMASWTIPAGHVAGVYASWQGIVDGRTVIDINVRWKKGQTLEPDWQLDGDGWKITIDGRPTVNMQVGFLPPQDMIENAKTLEDFFVLGHIMTAMPPIHAIPAVVAAAPGIATYNDLPLPQPRGVVAGR from the coding sequence GTGCCCAACAATGCGTCATATCGGGTCGTCCAGTGGACGACAGGAAATGTCGGTAAGTCTTCGGTGGCGGCGATAGCCGCCAATCCACTCCTGGAACTGGTCGGCTGCTACGCATGGTCAGAGGACAAGGCCGGCCGCGACGTCGGCGAGCTCGTCGGCATCGAACCGCTCGGGGTGACCGCCACCGCCGACATCGATGCGCTGTTGTCGCTCAAACCCGACGTCGTGGTCTACAACCCGATGTGGATCGACGTCGACGAGCTGGTGCGCATCCTGGAGGCCGGGGTCAACGTGGTGGCCTCGGCGTCGTTCATCACCGGACACAACCTCGGCGACGGGCGCGACAAGCTGGCACAGGCATGTCAGCGGGGCGGCTCGACGCTGTTCGGCTCCGGAGTCAGTCCCGGCTTCGCCGAGTTGTTGGCCATCGTGGCCGGCACCGCCTGCGACCGCATCGACAAGATCACCATCGCCGAGTCCGCCGACACCACGCTCTACGACTCCCCCGACACCGAGCGCCCGGTCGGATTCGGCACCGCGATCGACGATCCCGACCTGGCGCCGATGGCGTCGCAGGGCACGGCGGTGTTCGCCGAAGCCGTGCGGTTGGTCGCCGACTCGCTGGGCATCGAGCTCGACGAGATCACGTGTGTGTCCGAATACGCCCAGACCACAGAGGATCTGGCGATGGCGTCGTGGACGATCCCGGCCGGTCACGTCGCCGGGGTGTACGCGAGCTGGCAGGGAATCGTCGACGGCAGGACCGTGATCGACATCAACGTGCGGTGGAAGAAGGGCCAGACCCTGGAACCGGACTGGCAACTCGACGGGGACGGATGGAAGATCACCATCGACGGCCGCCCGACGGTCAACATGCAGGTCGGCTTCCTGCCGCCGCAGGACATGATCGAGAACGCCAAGACGCTCGAGGACTTCTTCGTGCTCGGGCACATCATGACCGCGATGCCGCCGATCCACGCGATCCCGGCGGTGGTGGCCGCGGCGCCGGGTATCGCGACGTACAACGACCTGCCGCTGCCGCAGCCGCGGGGCGTCGTCGCGGGCCGGTAG
- a CDS encoding S1C family serine protease encodes MGLLRRHRALLIALIAILALVSPAAPAAAAPGDPVAAAAQVEPAVVRIDTTVDYQGVVGLGTGVVIDQSGQVLTNFHVVQGADRIVGTVNGRPYPAQLVGYDRRRDVAVLQLLGAGGLPTAPIGDANLLAPGEPVVALGNAMGSNAPLTQEVGTLTGFGRTVKAEDTLTGSADELTGLFEFAAPVRAGDSGGPVVDSSGRVVGITTAASVNFRMGPGGKGFAIPINDAMGVVDQIRAGVRSDSVHIGPPTLLGVGVQTTPRGGPGVLIRDVMIGGPAEQAGLQPGDILTSVDGTPLDSTTTLTLVLDRHYPGETLELAWIDRAGQQRTGTVLLTPGV; translated from the coding sequence ATGGGCCTCCTTCGCCGCCACCGCGCGCTGCTGATTGCGCTGATCGCAATCCTCGCGCTGGTCTCCCCCGCCGCCCCGGCCGCGGCCGCTCCCGGTGATCCCGTCGCGGCCGCCGCACAGGTCGAACCCGCCGTCGTACGTATCGACACCACGGTCGACTATCAGGGCGTCGTCGGTCTCGGCACCGGTGTGGTGATCGATCAGAGCGGGCAGGTCCTGACGAACTTCCACGTCGTGCAGGGCGCCGACCGCATCGTGGGCACCGTCAACGGGCGTCCGTATCCCGCCCAGCTCGTCGGCTACGACCGCAGGCGCGACGTCGCGGTCCTCCAGTTACTGGGTGCCGGCGGTCTGCCCACGGCCCCGATCGGCGATGCGAACCTGCTGGCCCCCGGTGAGCCCGTCGTCGCGCTCGGCAACGCGATGGGGTCCAACGCACCGCTGACCCAGGAGGTCGGCACCCTGACCGGGTTCGGCCGCACGGTGAAGGCCGAGGACACCCTGACCGGATCGGCCGACGAACTGACCGGGCTGTTCGAGTTCGCGGCCCCGGTGCGCGCCGGGGATTCCGGCGGACCGGTTGTCGACTCGTCGGGCAGGGTCGTCGGGATCACCACGGCCGCGTCGGTGAACTTCCGGATGGGCCCTGGCGGTAAAGGATTCGCGATCCCGATCAACGACGCGATGGGCGTCGTCGACCAGATCCGCGCCGGGGTCCGGTCCGACTCGGTCCACATCGGTCCGCCCACCCTGCTCGGGGTCGGTGTCCAGACCACACCGCGGGGCGGGCCCGGGGTGCTGATCCGGGACGTGATGATCGGAGGACCGGCCGAGCAGGCCGGGCTGCAGCCGGGGGACATCCTGACCTCCGTCGACGGCACACCGCTGGACTCGACCACCACGCTGACCCTGGTGCTCGACCGGCACTACCCCGGCGAGACGCTCGAGCTCGCCTGGATCGACCGGGCCGGCCAACAACGCACCGGCACGGTGTTGTTGACGCCCGGCGTCTGA
- a CDS encoding aminotransferase class I/II-fold pyridoxal phosphate-dependent enzyme — protein MSFHSLGRDELRAQHELQQRDYAELQAKRLRLDLTRGKPCSEQLDLSNALLALPGTGTDSYLDRDGTDTRNYGGLHGLHELRAIFGDLLGIAVPNLIAGNNASLEFMHDVIVYSLLHGGVDSPRPWSQEPVVKFLCPSPGYDRHFAITESLGIEMIAVPLRDDGPDIDLIEELVAADPAIKGIWCVPVYSNPTGTTYSWETARRLVQMQTAANDFRIMWDNAYAVHTLTHDFPKQVDILGLAEAANHPNRPLVFASTSKITFAGGGVSFLGASLGNIAWYLQHAGKRSIGPDKVNQLRHARFFGDADGVRLHMQRHQQLIAPKFALALEILEDRLADSKIASWTEPKGGYFISLDVLPGTARRTVALAKDAGIAVTEAGSAFPYRKDPDDKNIRIAPTFPATSDLRDAIDGLSTCALLAAVEHLLAAE, from the coding sequence GTGTCTTTTCATTCGCTGGGCCGCGACGAACTGCGCGCACAGCACGAACTGCAGCAACGCGACTACGCCGAGTTGCAGGCCAAGCGCCTCCGTCTCGACCTGACCCGCGGCAAGCCCTGCAGCGAGCAGTTGGACCTGTCCAACGCCCTGCTCGCGCTTCCCGGCACCGGAACCGACTCGTACCTGGACCGCGACGGCACCGACACCCGCAACTACGGCGGACTGCACGGCCTGCACGAACTGCGTGCGATCTTCGGCGACCTGCTCGGCATCGCGGTGCCGAACCTGATCGCGGGCAACAACGCCAGCCTGGAGTTCATGCACGACGTGATCGTGTACTCGTTGCTGCACGGAGGCGTCGACTCGCCGCGGCCGTGGAGCCAGGAGCCTGTCGTCAAGTTCCTGTGCCCGTCCCCGGGCTACGACCGGCATTTCGCGATCACCGAGAGCCTCGGCATCGAGATGATCGCGGTACCGCTGCGCGACGACGGACCCGACATCGACCTGATCGAAGAACTCGTCGCCGCCGACCCGGCGATCAAGGGCATCTGGTGCGTGCCGGTGTACTCCAACCCGACCGGCACCACCTACTCGTGGGAGACGGCCCGGCGCCTGGTCCAGATGCAGACCGCGGCAAACGATTTCCGCATCATGTGGGACAACGCATACGCGGTGCACACCTTGACCCACGACTTCCCCAAGCAGGTCGACATCCTCGGGCTGGCCGAGGCGGCGAACCATCCCAACCGGCCGCTGGTGTTCGCCTCGACGTCGAAGATCACCTTCGCCGGTGGCGGCGTGAGCTTCCTGGGCGCCTCGTTGGGCAACATCGCGTGGTACCTGCAGCACGCCGGGAAACGGTCGATCGGTCCGGACAAGGTCAACCAGTTGCGCCACGCCCGGTTCTTCGGCGACGCCGACGGGGTGCGGTTGCACATGCAGCGTCACCAACAGTTGATCGCGCCGAAGTTCGCACTCGCGCTGGAGATCCTGGAAGACCGGCTGGCGGACTCGAAGATCGCGTCCTGGACCGAGCCCAAGGGCGGCTACTTCATCAGCCTCGATGTGCTGCCCGGCACCGCCAGGCGCACGGTCGCGCTGGCCAAGGATGCCGGCATCGCCGTGACCGAGGCCGGGTCGGCTTTCCCGTACCGAAAAGACCCGGACGACAAGAACATTCGGATCGCCCCGACCTTCCCCGCCACGTCCGACCTCCGCGACGCGATCGACGGGCTCTCCACGTGTGCGCTGCTGGCGGCCGTCGAGCACCTGCTCGCCGCCGAGTAG
- a CDS encoding DNA polymerase III subunits gamma/tau encodes MALYRKYRPATFAEVVGQEHVTEPLSTALNSGRINHAYLFSGPRGCGKTSSARILARSLNCAQGPTATPCGVCDSCVALAPNGPGNMDVTELDAASHGGVDDTRELRDRAFYAPAQSRYRIFIVDEAHMVTTAGFNALLKIVEEPPEHLIFVFATTEPEKVLPTIRSRTHHYPFRLLAPKTMRTLIEKIVASENVTVDDAVYPLVIRAGGGSPRDTLSVLDQLLAGAQGNHVAYQRALSLLGATDLALIDEAIDALAANDSAALFGAVEGVIDAGHDPRRFATDLLERFRDLIVLQAVPDAVARGVVDGPEDVLERMREQASQLGTATLTRFAEVVHAGLGEMRGATAPRLLLEVMCARLLLPSASDTEAALLQRVERIETRLDLSIPASDEIATSTQAPPRKQFVRRSEAASASTPAPAPEPEPVPPAAPVPPRRPEPEPAPRVAAPEQVPAPPQPAAPSPEPTPPAPAQPPRQAPAAQAAPAAPPPPVRQPAAPAVEAPPATPAAAVAAGEPNAAAVRSMWPTVREKVRERSRTTEVMLAGAIVRAVEGDTLMLTHESAPLARRLCEQRNADVIREALKDALGVNWKVVCEPGTAAAPAPARPEPTRAPAEPPPSPDGDDEESMLAEASTIDPAAPRRDPEEAALELLQNELGARRIDG; translated from the coding sequence GTGGCTCTCTACCGTAAGTACCGGCCGGCGACATTCGCCGAAGTCGTGGGCCAGGAACATGTCACCGAGCCGCTGTCGACGGCGCTGAACTCGGGCCGCATCAACCACGCCTACCTGTTCTCCGGGCCACGTGGCTGCGGCAAGACCTCGTCGGCGCGCATCCTGGCCCGCTCGCTGAACTGCGCGCAGGGCCCGACGGCCACGCCGTGCGGGGTGTGCGACTCGTGCGTCGCGCTGGCCCCGAACGGGCCCGGCAACATGGATGTCACCGAACTCGACGCGGCCAGCCACGGCGGTGTGGACGACACCCGTGAACTGCGGGACCGCGCGTTCTACGCGCCGGCCCAGTCGCGCTACCGGATCTTCATCGTCGACGAGGCGCACATGGTCACCACGGCCGGCTTCAACGCGCTGCTCAAGATCGTCGAGGAGCCACCCGAGCACCTGATCTTCGTGTTCGCGACCACCGAACCCGAGAAGGTGCTGCCGACCATCCGGTCGCGCACCCACCACTACCCGTTCCGGCTGCTGGCGCCGAAGACGATGCGCACGCTGATCGAGAAGATCGTCGCGTCCGAGAACGTGACCGTCGACGACGCGGTCTATCCGCTGGTGATTCGTGCCGGCGGCGGTTCACCCCGCGACACCCTCAGCGTGCTCGACCAGCTGCTGGCGGGCGCCCAGGGCAATCATGTCGCCTACCAGCGCGCGCTGTCCCTGCTGGGGGCCACCGACCTGGCGCTGATCGACGAGGCCATCGACGCGCTCGCGGCCAACGACTCCGCGGCGCTGTTCGGCGCCGTGGAGGGGGTCATCGACGCCGGGCACGACCCGCGCCGCTTCGCCACCGATCTGCTGGAACGGTTCCGCGACCTGATCGTGTTGCAGGCCGTGCCCGACGCTGTCGCGCGCGGCGTGGTGGACGGACCCGAGGACGTGCTGGAGCGGATGCGTGAACAGGCCTCGCAGCTGGGCACCGCGACGCTGACCCGCTTCGCCGAGGTGGTGCACGCCGGGCTCGGCGAGATGCGCGGCGCGACCGCGCCCCGGCTGCTGCTCGAGGTGATGTGCGCGCGGCTGCTGCTGCCGTCGGCCAGCGATACCGAGGCGGCGCTGCTGCAGCGCGTCGAACGCATCGAGACCCGGCTGGACCTGTCGATCCCGGCCAGCGACGAGATCGCCACGAGCACCCAGGCGCCCCCCCGCAAGCAGTTCGTCCGCAGGAGCGAAGCCGCGTCGGCGTCCACCCCCGCGCCCGCGCCCGAGCCGGAACCCGTGCCGCCGGCCGCGCCCGTCCCGCCGCGCCGGCCCGAGCCCGAACCGGCGCCGAGAGTCGCCGCGCCCGAGCAGGTTCCGGCACCACCACAGCCGGCCGCACCGTCACCTGAGCCAACGCCACCTGCGCCAGCTCAGCCGCCCCGGCAGGCACCAGCTGCTCAGGCTGCACCCGCTGCGCCACCCCCACCGGTGCGCCAGCCCGCCGCCCCGGCCGTCGAGGCGCCGCCGGCGACCCCGGCCGCCGCCGTCGCGGCAGGCGAACCCAATGCGGCCGCGGTGCGCAGCATGTGGCCGACGGTGCGGGAGAAGGTGCGCGAGCGTAGCCGCACCACCGAGGTGATGCTCGCGGGCGCGATCGTGCGTGCGGTCGAGGGAGACACCCTGATGCTGACCCACGAATCGGCGCCGCTGGCCCGGCGGTTGTGCGAACAGCGCAACGCCGACGTGATCAGGGAAGCGCTCAAAGACGCCCTCGGCGTGAACTGGAAGGTGGTGTGCGAGCCGGGAACCGCGGCCGCACCCGCGCCGGCGCGCCCCGAGCCGACCCGCGCGCCCGCCGAGCCTCCGCCATCCCCGGACGGCGACGACGAGGAGAGCATGCTGGCCGAGGCCAGCACGATCGATCCGGCTGCTCCGCGCCGCGATCCCGAGGAAGCGGCGCTGGAGTTGCTGCAGAACGAACTGGGCGCGCGCCGAATCGACGGCTGA
- a CDS encoding phage holin family protein, with product MVRFLLRVAVFLGSSAIGLLVAGWLVPGVSLSVWGFVTAVVIFTVAQAILSPFFLKMASRYASAFLGGIGLVSTFAALLLASLFSNGLSIRGVGSWIAATVVVWLVTALATVVLPALVLKEKKAA from the coding sequence ATGGTCCGGTTTCTGCTGCGTGTCGCGGTGTTCCTGGGGTCGTCGGCGATCGGGCTGCTCGTCGCCGGGTGGCTGGTACCCGGGGTATCGCTGTCGGTATGGGGTTTCGTCACCGCGGTGGTGATCTTCACGGTGGCACAGGCGATCCTGTCACCGTTCTTCCTGAAGATGGCCAGCCGCTACGCTTCGGCGTTCCTCGGCGGCATCGGTTTGGTGTCCACGTTCGCCGCGCTGCTGCTCGCCTCGCTGTTCTCCAACGGGCTGAGCATCCGCGGGGTCGGATCGTGGATCGCCGCGACCGTGGTGGTCTGGTTGGTCACGGCCCTGGCGACGGTGGTCCTACCGGCGCTGGTGCTCAAGGAGAAGAAGGCCGCGTAG